From Catenulispora sp. EB89, a single genomic window includes:
- a CDS encoding sugar isomerase domain-containing protein, which produces MESLPPELSPTGYLAEVRRVLEHIEKTQADAVVAAGALIADSIAAEGVLQAFGTGHSEALAMEVSGRAGGFVPSNKLALRDLILFGGEPVDLLDDPKVERREGLAKRIYELAPVEPQDVFVIASNSGGNGVIVEMAEHVTSLGHKLIAITSLEHTSRITSRHSSGKVLKDFADVVLDNGAPYGDAVLPLPSFGANVCGISSVGNAVLAQMVIAESVRLLAERGVEAPMYLSANATGSDGHNDALEARYAGRIRRSAS; this is translated from the coding sequence ATGGAGTCCCTGCCGCCGGAGCTGTCGCCGACCGGATACCTCGCCGAGGTGCGCCGGGTCCTGGAGCACATCGAGAAGACCCAGGCCGACGCGGTGGTGGCGGCCGGAGCCCTGATCGCGGACTCGATCGCCGCCGAGGGCGTGCTGCAGGCCTTCGGGACCGGGCACTCCGAGGCGCTGGCGATGGAGGTCTCCGGGCGTGCGGGCGGGTTCGTGCCGAGCAACAAGCTGGCGCTGCGCGACCTGATCCTGTTCGGCGGGGAGCCGGTGGACCTGCTCGACGACCCCAAGGTCGAGCGGCGGGAGGGGCTGGCGAAGCGGATCTACGAGCTGGCGCCGGTCGAGCCGCAGGACGTGTTCGTGATCGCGTCGAACTCCGGCGGCAACGGGGTGATCGTGGAGATGGCCGAGCACGTCACCTCCCTGGGTCACAAGCTGATCGCCATCACCTCCCTGGAGCACACGTCGCGCATCACGTCGCGCCACTCCTCCGGCAAGGTGCTCAAGGACTTCGCGGACGTGGTGCTGGACAACGGCGCGCCGTACGGGGACGCGGTGCTGCCGCTGCCGTCGTTCGGCGCGAACGTGTGCGGGATCTCCTCGGTGGGCAACGCGGTGCTGGCGCAGATGGTGATCGCCGAATCGGTGCGCCTGCTGGCCGAGCGCGGTGTCGAGGCGCCGATGTACCTTTCGGCGAACGCCACCGGCAGCGACGGCCACAACGACGCCTTGGAGGCTCGGTACGCGGGGCGGATCCGGCGCTCGGCGTCCTGA
- a CDS encoding TerC family protein, which yields MHVTLTVWIATIAVLAVAVGLDLWHGIRYPHAIKTREAAVWVAGIVAASILFGVGVWYFTGHRYGSEFFAGWITEYSLSVDNLFVFVIILTKLRVPRAYQSQVLLWGVVMALVLRGIFIGVGSAVINQFSWIFYVFGAFLVYTAVKLATGHGGEEEFKENRLLRRVRTAVRTTDDYDGARLVSHVDGHRRFTPMLIVMVAIGSTDLLFALDSIPAIFGLTKEPYIVFTANAFALLGLRQLYFLLGALMDRLVHLSYGLSVILGFIGVKMVFEALHGSGVEHVGPVTVPTIGIATSLGVIIGVLAITTVTSLWSTRRAQDAEGAAEEPEAGTVAASMEGPAAESEELPEQQSEQQSEQRPEQQPQG from the coding sequence ATGCACGTCACCCTGACCGTCTGGATCGCCACGATCGCCGTCCTGGCCGTGGCCGTCGGCCTGGACCTGTGGCACGGCATCCGGTACCCGCACGCCATCAAGACCCGCGAGGCCGCGGTCTGGGTCGCCGGCATCGTCGCGGCCAGCATCCTGTTCGGCGTCGGAGTCTGGTACTTCACCGGCCACCGCTACGGCAGCGAGTTCTTCGCCGGCTGGATCACCGAGTACAGCCTCAGCGTCGACAACCTGTTCGTCTTCGTCATCATCCTGACCAAACTCCGCGTCCCGCGCGCCTACCAGTCCCAGGTGCTGCTGTGGGGCGTGGTGATGGCGCTGGTGCTGCGCGGCATCTTCATCGGCGTCGGCAGCGCCGTGATCAACCAGTTCAGCTGGATCTTCTACGTCTTCGGCGCCTTCCTGGTCTACACCGCGGTGAAGCTGGCCACCGGGCACGGCGGCGAGGAGGAGTTCAAGGAGAACCGGCTGCTGCGCCGGGTCCGCACCGCCGTGCGCACCACCGACGACTACGACGGCGCGCGGCTGGTCAGCCACGTCGACGGCCACCGCCGCTTCACCCCGATGCTGATCGTCATGGTCGCCATCGGCTCCACCGACCTGCTCTTCGCCCTGGACTCGATCCCGGCCATCTTCGGTCTGACCAAGGAGCCGTACATCGTCTTCACCGCCAACGCCTTCGCGCTGCTGGGCCTGCGCCAGCTGTACTTCCTGCTCGGCGCGCTGATGGACCGGCTGGTGCACCTGTCCTACGGCCTGTCGGTGATCCTGGGCTTCATCGGCGTGAAGATGGTCTTCGAGGCGCTGCACGGCTCCGGGGTCGAGCACGTCGGACCGGTCACCGTGCCGACCATCGGCATCGCCACCTCGCTCGGCGTCATCATCGGCGTGCTGGCGATCACCACGGTGACCAGCCTGTGGAGCACGCGGCGCGCGCAGGACGCGGAAGGGGCCGCGGAGGAGCCCGAGGCAGGCACTGTGGCGGCGTCCATGGAGGGGCCCGCGGCGGAGTCCGAGGAGCTGCCCGAGCAGCAGTCGGAGCAGCAGTCGGAGCAGCGGCCGGAGCAGCAGCCGCAGGGGTGA
- a CDS encoding MscL family protein, with product MNGFVKFVVRGNVVGLAVGVVIGAAFATLVTAFTGAFLTPLIGWATGGIGDYSKKVFTLGKTTFPYGTFINAGISFLLTAATLYFLIVLPVNKITEELNPHHDLSHAKRACPECLQQIPARARRCSFCTSAVSPILDEDSPALTDEIPGEIPLHTDLPEMKLPEAAPASSSAAGSSGGTGTSGTSDAKPASGAVAAGA from the coding sequence ATGAACGGCTTCGTGAAATTCGTCGTGCGCGGCAACGTCGTCGGGCTCGCCGTCGGCGTGGTCATCGGCGCCGCGTTCGCGACACTGGTCACCGCGTTCACCGGCGCGTTCCTCACACCGCTGATCGGCTGGGCGACCGGCGGCATCGGCGACTACAGCAAGAAGGTGTTCACGCTCGGCAAGACGACGTTCCCCTACGGGACGTTCATCAACGCCGGCATCAGCTTCCTGCTCACCGCCGCGACGCTGTACTTCCTCATCGTGCTGCCGGTCAACAAGATCACCGAGGAGCTGAACCCGCACCACGACCTGTCGCATGCCAAGCGCGCCTGCCCGGAGTGCCTGCAGCAGATACCGGCGCGGGCCCGGCGTTGCAGCTTCTGCACCTCGGCTGTCTCCCCGATCCTCGACGAGGACTCCCCGGCGCTCACCGATGAGATCCCCGGTGAGATCCCGTTGCACACCGACCTGCCGGAGATGAAGCTGCCGGAAGCCGCCCCGGCGTCGTCCTCGGCCGCCGGATCCTCCGGGGGCACCGGGACGAGCGGGACGAGCGACGCCAAGCCGGCCTCCGGCGCCGTGGCCGCCGGGGCGTAA
- a CDS encoding ABC1 kinase family protein has protein sequence MSYLQGPLFVLTWILTVVVLASVVRRLLGVRFSATRLVLAAGISWAMSGPILTAMLGPKLPDGSLADSKKPLLLVLSLLVILLPSMVFLVVAEALAPSGSLPTPLEWISGLRQRVARSRRYWRFTMILMRHGLGPYLRGRRPQANIGRSLRGALNEGGLTFIKFGQILSTRRDLLPAEVVEELSLLQHEAAFVPWPEIEAVLVAEYGTVASVFARFDREPMAAASVAQVHSARLVSGEEVVVKVRRPGVTTVVERDLDIIRRLARTLERRTSWARSLGAVALASGFAAALREELDFRIEARNLAAVAVTRVEGVAVPKAFTEHSSKRVLVMERFEGVPLRRAMPQLAERGISSRELAERLLDYLLRQVMIDGVFHADPHPGNILLLTDGRLGMLDFGSVGRLDSSLRSSMQRLLAAVDAGDPLYLCDAVLEVMTAPEEIDEAALERDLGRFTARHLRGDSGFDVAMFTDLFRIVSSYGLAVPAEVAAVFRALGTLEGTLTELARDFDIVTEARKLAGGYAAERLTPSALKREAVTELAALVPMLRRFPRRMDRLVGALESGKLSVNVRLFADRRDRDVVTGLVHQVLITVIAATSGLMGVLLVGRQNGPMVGKAVSLYQFLGYSFLAVASVLALRVLVVVFRRPEE, from the coding sequence ATGAGCTACTTGCAGGGGCCGCTGTTCGTCCTCACGTGGATCCTGACGGTGGTCGTGCTGGCCTCGGTCGTGCGCCGCCTGCTCGGCGTCCGGTTCTCGGCCACCCGGCTGGTCCTGGCCGCCGGGATCTCCTGGGCCATGTCGGGGCCGATCCTGACCGCGATGCTCGGGCCCAAGCTGCCCGACGGCAGCCTCGCGGACTCCAAGAAGCCGCTGCTGCTGGTCCTGTCGCTGCTGGTGATCCTGTTGCCCAGCATGGTGTTCCTGGTGGTCGCCGAGGCGCTGGCGCCCAGCGGCAGCCTGCCGACGCCGCTGGAGTGGATCAGCGGCCTGCGACAGCGGGTGGCGCGCTCGCGCCGCTACTGGCGCTTCACCATGATCCTGATGCGGCACGGCCTCGGGCCGTACCTGCGGGGCCGACGTCCGCAGGCGAACATCGGCCGGTCGTTGCGCGGCGCGCTGAACGAGGGCGGGCTGACGTTCATCAAGTTCGGGCAGATCCTGTCCACCCGGCGCGACCTGCTGCCGGCTGAGGTGGTCGAGGAGCTGTCGCTGTTGCAGCACGAGGCCGCATTCGTGCCCTGGCCGGAGATAGAGGCCGTCCTGGTCGCCGAGTACGGCACGGTCGCGTCGGTCTTCGCCCGCTTCGACCGGGAGCCGATGGCGGCGGCGTCGGTGGCGCAGGTGCACTCGGCGCGGCTGGTCTCCGGCGAGGAGGTGGTGGTCAAGGTGCGCCGGCCCGGCGTGACCACCGTCGTGGAGCGGGACCTGGACATCATCCGGCGGCTGGCCCGGACGCTGGAGCGGCGCACGTCGTGGGCCCGGTCGCTGGGCGCGGTGGCGCTCGCCTCGGGGTTCGCGGCCGCGCTGCGCGAGGAGTTGGACTTCCGCATCGAGGCGCGGAACCTGGCGGCCGTCGCGGTGACGCGGGTCGAGGGCGTGGCGGTGCCGAAGGCGTTCACGGAGCATTCGTCCAAGCGGGTGCTGGTGATGGAGCGGTTCGAGGGCGTGCCGCTGCGGCGCGCGATGCCGCAGCTGGCCGAGCGCGGGATCTCGTCGCGGGAGCTGGCCGAGCGGCTGCTGGACTACCTGCTGCGGCAGGTGATGATCGACGGCGTCTTCCACGCCGATCCGCACCCCGGCAACATCCTGCTGCTGACCGACGGCCGGCTCGGGATGCTCGACTTCGGCTCCGTGGGGCGGCTGGACTCCTCGCTGCGGTCGTCGATGCAGCGGCTGCTGGCCGCCGTCGACGCCGGGGACCCGCTGTATCTGTGCGATGCGGTGCTGGAGGTCATGACGGCGCCGGAGGAGATCGACGAGGCCGCGCTGGAGCGGGACCTGGGGCGGTTCACCGCGCGGCATCTGCGCGGCGACTCAGGGTTCGACGTCGCGATGTTCACCGATCTGTTCCGGATCGTCAGCTCATATGGTTTGGCGGTCCCGGCCGAGGTCGCGGCGGTGTTCCGGGCGCTGGGGACGTTGGAGGGGACGCTCACCGAGCTGGCGCGCGACTTCGACATCGTCACCGAGGCGCGCAAGCTGGCCGGCGGGTACGCGGCCGAGCGGCTGACGCCGTCGGCGCTGAAGCGGGAGGCGGTCACCGAGCTGGCGGCGCTGGTGCCGATGCTGCGGCGGTTTCCGCGCCGGATGGACCGGCTGGTCGGGGCGCTGGAGAGCGGGAAGCTGAGTGTGAACGTGCGGTTGTTCGCCGATCGGCGGGACCGGGATGTGGTGACCGGGCTGGTGCACCAGGTGCTGATCACGGTGATCGCGGCGACGTCGGGGTTGATGGGGGTGTTGTTGGTCGGGCGGCAGAACGGGCCGATGGTGGGGAAGGCGGTGAGCCTGTACCAGTTCCTTGGGTACAGCTTCCTGGCAGTGGCGAGCGTGTTGGCTTTGCGGGTGCTGGTGGTGGTTTTCCGGCGTCCGGAGGAGTGA
- a CDS encoding MFS transporter, whose protein sequence is MELASATRRAERLLVPAAFVTALGNNVQLIAGALLMIRSDRTMLSVGLLFVAVAVPQAVLSPYFGRLADRYDRRRLWIGCDATSAVLALALPVWLTFGGAKGPGVYAANFALAVVAALFFPVSNAMVKERVRASQVRRFNANYEMATQAGMLLSATVGGLLVQRLGASPLLVFNAGTFVVSAGLVAAVGRRPVLGLEVETGADSVVGARIPVGSGGSGSVSHPPLVRLIVLYAQGSVVVTVFNALLPKLVMGEWGRGAGLFGLVDAVGSLGFLAATVFYKAVGRRFGDLPIAVGGFLACNTVFVLEPQFGPGFLAAGVTIGAFTFGTARIASRSLVLTSVDEAHVGRAFGLANGGGLAATVVVMLGVAELTDHTDSRWGFAATAAVSVVAAVVAGVLLRGTGVGGVHGSDGAPASEGVCEPDRASEPGMVDDVGGISDPEPSDGCHIPANADVRVVTA, encoded by the coding sequence ATGGAACTCGCAAGCGCCACGCGGCGGGCCGAGCGGCTGCTCGTGCCCGCCGCTTTCGTGACCGCCCTGGGGAACAACGTGCAGTTGATCGCCGGGGCGCTGCTGATGATCCGTAGCGACAGGACGATGCTGTCGGTCGGGCTGCTGTTCGTCGCGGTCGCGGTGCCGCAGGCGGTGCTTTCGCCGTACTTCGGGCGGCTGGCGGACCGGTACGACCGGCGTCGGCTGTGGATCGGGTGCGACGCGACGTCGGCGGTGCTGGCGTTGGCGCTGCCGGTGTGGCTGACGTTCGGGGGTGCGAAGGGGCCGGGGGTGTACGCGGCGAACTTCGCGCTGGCGGTGGTGGCGGCGCTGTTCTTTCCGGTGAGCAACGCGATGGTCAAGGAGCGGGTGCGGGCTTCGCAGGTGCGGCGCTTCAACGCGAACTACGAGATGGCGACGCAGGCCGGGATGTTGTTGTCGGCGACGGTCGGTGGGTTGTTGGTGCAGCGGTTGGGGGCTTCGCCGTTGTTGGTGTTCAACGCTGGAACGTTCGTGGTGTCGGCGGGGTTGGTGGCTGCTGTGGGGCGGCGTCCTGTGCTCGGGCTGGAGGTAGAGACAGGCGCTGATTCGGTTGTGGGCGCTCGGATTCCTGTCGGGTCGGGTGGCTCGGGATCGGTCTCGCACCCTCCGCTCGTTCGGCTGATCGTGCTGTACGCGCAGGGCAGCGTGGTGGTGACGGTGTTCAACGCGCTGCTGCCGAAGCTGGTCATGGGGGAGTGGGGGCGCGGGGCGGGGTTGTTCGGGCTCGTCGATGCCGTCGGGAGTCTGGGGTTTCTGGCGGCGACGGTGTTCTACAAGGCTGTGGGGCGGCGGTTCGGGGATCTGCCGATCGCGGTCGGCGGGTTCTTGGCGTGCAACACGGTGTTCGTGCTGGAGCCGCAGTTCGGGCCGGGGTTTTTGGCGGCGGGGGTGACGATCGGGGCGTTCACGTTCGGGACGGCGCGGATCGCTTCGCGGTCGTTGGTGCTGACGAGCGTGGACGAGGCGCACGTCGGGCGGGCGTTCGGGCTGGCGAACGGCGGCGGGTTGGCGGCCACGGTGGTGGTGATGCTCGGGGTCGCGGAGCTCACCGATCACACCGACAGCCGGTGGGGGTTCGCGGCGACGGCTGCGGTGAGCGTGGTGGCGGCGGTCGTGGCGGGGGTGCTGCTGCGGGGGACGGGGGTCGGCGGGGTGCATGGGTCTGATGGGGCTCCTGCCTCTGAGGGTGTCTGTGAGCCTGATCGGGCTTCTGAGCCTGGCATGGTTGATGATGTTGGTGGTATCAGTGACCCGGAACCCTCCGACGGCTGTCACATTCCCGCGAACGCTGACGTCAGAGTGGTGACCGCCTGA
- a CDS encoding sigma-70 family RNA polymerase sigma factor, giving the protein MTDADQLAQFFQSQRPHLKAVAYRMLGSLAEADDAVQEAYLRLNRSDVAEVENLAGWLTTVTGRVCLDVLRARRNHGEEDLEGPAGAEAVEASERDALADPELAAELSDSVGLALLVVMDTLSPAERLAFVLHDMFAVPFEEIAPIVGKSTAAVRQLASRARRRVQGQAEEESEADRARQREVVSAFLAASRGGNFAGLLKLLDPDVVLRTDLTAAGFGATDARGARDVAEVFSGRAQAAQLALLDGSAGLVWAVAGTPRVVFDFTIIGGRIAGIEMLADAGLLGEMVVEVVGAVGE; this is encoded by the coding sequence ATGACCGACGCCGATCAGCTCGCTCAGTTCTTCCAGTCGCAGCGTCCGCACCTGAAGGCGGTGGCGTACCGCATGCTCGGGTCGCTGGCCGAGGCGGACGACGCCGTGCAGGAGGCGTACCTGCGGCTGAACCGTTCGGACGTGGCGGAGGTGGAGAACCTGGCCGGGTGGCTCACCACGGTGACCGGCCGGGTGTGCCTGGACGTGCTGCGGGCACGCCGCAACCACGGCGAGGAGGACCTGGAGGGGCCGGCCGGCGCCGAGGCGGTCGAGGCGTCGGAGCGTGACGCGCTGGCCGACCCGGAGCTGGCCGCGGAGCTGTCGGACTCGGTCGGGCTGGCCCTGCTGGTGGTGATGGACACGCTGAGCCCGGCGGAGCGGCTGGCATTCGTACTGCACGACATGTTCGCGGTCCCGTTCGAGGAGATCGCCCCGATCGTCGGCAAGTCCACGGCCGCGGTACGCCAACTCGCGAGCCGAGCCCGCCGCCGCGTCCAAGGCCAGGCCGAAGAGGAATCGGAAGCCGACCGCGCCCGCCAGCGCGAAGTGGTGAGCGCCTTCCTGGCGGCCTCCCGCGGCGGCAACTTCGCCGGCCTACTGAAGCTCCTCGACCCGGACGTGGTCCTCCGCACCGACCTGACCGCCGCCGGCTTCGGCGCAACCGACGCCCGCGGCGCCCGCGACGTCGCCGAGGTCTTCTCCGGCCGCGCCCAAGCCGCCCAGCTGGCCCTCCTCGACGGCAGCGCGGGCCTGGTGTGGGCGGTGGCCGGAACGCCGCGCGTGGTCTTCGACTTCACGATCATCGGCGGCCGCATCGCCGGCATCGAGATGCTCGCGGACGCCGGCTTGCTGGGGGAGATGGTGGTGGAGGTCGTGGGCGCGGTGGGGGAGTAG
- a CDS encoding M56 family metallopeptidase — MTAALILVVYALSVAVFAPPLLARHWPSDRAPRLTVALLQILTCSFLVAAVAVGLALAFTLVEGLSELSPALDSCADQLPVTDHGSVGTVLGHLGWISAVLLSARLLYCLAATFGTARRRRRTHSEMLRILATRDDELGVLILDHPAPACYCLPGDVVITTGALERLSAKQVEAVLLHERAHLSGRHHLIIALATAIRRTIPHIRLLAYAERETRRLVELIADDAAVAHTGAPTVAAALAVIGTAQGTDPAPHYDPVPETALAIDSSPTLRRIRRLLRLDHPLTRRGHALVIATTTVATVLPVALLAVSGATLLRPCPPDSASGWSRTVVVSVDGADGS; from the coding sequence GTGACGGCCGCGCTCATCCTGGTCGTCTACGCGCTCTCCGTGGCGGTATTCGCACCGCCGCTCCTCGCCCGGCACTGGCCGTCGGACCGCGCTCCCCGGCTGACGGTGGCGCTGCTGCAGATCCTGACGTGCTCGTTCCTGGTGGCAGCGGTCGCGGTCGGCCTGGCGCTGGCGTTCACGCTGGTCGAGGGGCTGTCGGAGCTGTCGCCGGCCCTGGACTCGTGCGCCGACCAACTCCCGGTGACCGACCACGGCTCCGTCGGCACGGTCCTAGGCCACCTCGGCTGGATCTCAGCGGTCCTGCTCTCCGCCCGGCTGCTCTACTGCCTGGCCGCCACCTTCGGCACAGCCCGCCGTCGCCGCCGAACACACAGCGAAATGCTCCGCATACTCGCCACCCGCGACGACGAACTCGGCGTCCTGATCCTGGACCACCCCGCCCCGGCCTGCTACTGCCTCCCCGGCGACGTGGTGATCACCACCGGAGCACTGGAGCGCCTGAGCGCCAAGCAGGTCGAAGCCGTCCTCCTGCACGAACGCGCCCACCTGTCAGGCCGCCACCACCTGATCATCGCCCTGGCCACCGCCATCCGCCGCACCATCCCCCACATCAGACTCCTGGCCTACGCCGAACGCGAAACCCGCCGCCTGGTCGAACTCATCGCCGACGACGCCGCCGTCGCCCACACCGGAGCACCCACCGTCGCCGCAGCCCTCGCCGTCATCGGCACAGCCCAAGGCACCGACCCGGCGCCGCACTACGACCCGGTCCCAGAGACAGCCCTGGCAATCGACTCCTCCCCCACCCTCCGCCGCATCCGCCGCCTCCTCCGCCTGGACCACCCCCTCACCCGCCGCGGCCACGCCCTGGTCATCGCCACAACAACAGTGGCCACAGTGTTACCGGTCGCGCTCCTGGCGGTATCGGGCGCGACGCTGCTGCGGCCGTGCCCGCCAGACAGCGCCAGCGGATGGTCGCGGACGGTGGTGGTGTCGGTGGACGGCGCGGACGGGAGTTAG
- a CDS encoding BlaI/MecI/CopY family transcriptional regulator translates to MRQLGDLEAAVMDRIWRRNRPVLVRDILDDLNTDRSLAYTTVMTVMDKLHRKGWLRRQPQGRAYVYEAVASRESYTARLMRDAWATSDNQAVAFVHFLEQLSDEEAKALRAALEICPPASSPPAPEEEQTQ, encoded by the coding sequence ATGCGACAACTCGGGGACCTCGAAGCGGCGGTCATGGACCGCATATGGCGGCGCAACCGCCCGGTGCTGGTCAGGGACATCCTCGACGACCTGAACACCGACCGGTCCCTCGCCTACACCACGGTCATGACCGTCATGGACAAGCTGCACCGCAAGGGCTGGCTGCGCCGCCAGCCACAGGGGCGGGCGTACGTCTACGAAGCGGTCGCCTCGCGCGAGTCGTACACGGCGCGGCTGATGCGGGACGCGTGGGCGACGAGCGACAACCAGGCGGTGGCGTTCGTCCACTTCCTGGAGCAGCTGTCCGACGAGGAAGCCAAGGCGCTGCGCGCGGCGCTGGAGATCTGTCCCCCGGCGTCGTCCCCCCCGGCCCCGGAGGAAGAGCAGACGCAGTGA
- a CDS encoding response regulator transcription factor, producing MRLVVAGRRDDRVQPALDNALRLDGFAVRRLRADDLPGMAAFSPHAVLLDLGLLDEEALALCERIRRQTEAALVAITARADRGLWIEGRRIGVDDFVVKPYGLTELSTRIRAAVRTPTERPDHLGVGPVVVDADERRVNVHGQPVVLTRKEFDLLHLLASTPGAVLCRELILRKVWHTTEKSANRTLEVHIATLRAKLGVPDLIRTVRGIGYVADAELPRSIRV from the coding sequence ATGAGGCTAGTGGTGGCCGGCCGCAGGGACGACCGGGTGCAACCGGCGTTGGACAACGCACTGCGCCTGGACGGGTTCGCGGTCCGGCGGCTGCGCGCCGACGACCTGCCGGGCATGGCGGCGTTCTCGCCGCACGCGGTGCTGCTGGATCTGGGCCTGCTCGACGAGGAGGCGCTGGCGCTGTGCGAGCGCATCCGCCGCCAGACCGAGGCCGCGCTGGTGGCGATCACCGCGCGCGCCGACCGCGGGCTGTGGATCGAGGGCCGGCGGATCGGCGTGGACGACTTCGTGGTGAAGCCGTACGGCCTGACGGAGCTCTCGACGCGAATACGCGCGGCGGTGCGCACCCCGACGGAACGCCCGGACCACCTGGGCGTCGGCCCGGTGGTGGTGGACGCCGACGAGCGCCGGGTGAACGTGCACGGCCAGCCGGTGGTGCTCACGCGCAAGGAGTTCGACCTGCTGCACCTGCTGGCGAGCACGCCGGGCGCGGTGCTGTGCAGGGAGCTGATACTGCGCAAGGTCTGGCACACGACGGAGAAGTCGGCGAACCGCACGCTGGAGGTGCACATCGCGACGCTGCGCGCGAAGCTCGGCGTGCCGGATCTGATCCGGACGGTGCGGGGGATCGGCTACGTGGCGGACGCGGAGCTGCCGCGGAGTATTCGCGTGTGA
- a CDS encoding SigE family RNA polymerase sigma factor → MLQRQKPSDDGFDRFMAERWPHILRSAFLLTGDRHDAEDLAQATFERACAAWNKVRRADNPEAYLQRVLVNCHRGRFRKRRVAEHPVAVVPEGLRLVGDHAEAHGRRDALLTALADLAPGQRAVIVLRYFEDLTEAQAADVLGCSVGNVKSQTAKALARLRRHGQITDFAPTPAKTSGTREGVA, encoded by the coding sequence ATGCTTCAAAGACAGAAACCGTCCGACGACGGCTTCGATCGCTTCATGGCCGAACGCTGGCCGCACATCCTGCGCTCGGCGTTCCTGCTCACCGGCGACCGGCACGACGCCGAGGACCTCGCCCAAGCCACGTTCGAGCGAGCGTGCGCCGCGTGGAACAAGGTCCGGCGCGCGGACAACCCGGAGGCCTACCTGCAGCGCGTGCTCGTGAACTGCCATCGCGGACGGTTCCGCAAGCGCCGGGTGGCCGAGCACCCGGTCGCCGTCGTCCCGGAGGGGCTCCGGCTGGTCGGCGACCACGCCGAGGCGCACGGCCGGCGCGACGCGCTGCTGACGGCGCTGGCCGACCTCGCGCCCGGCCAGCGGGCCGTCATCGTCCTGCGGTACTTCGAAGACCTGACCGAGGCACAGGCGGCGGACGTCCTCGGCTGCTCGGTCGGGAACGTCAAGAGCCAGACGGCCAAGGCCCTGGCCCGACTCCGGCGGCACGGCCAGATCACGGATTTCGCACCGACGCCGGCGAAAACATCGGGAACGCGGGAGGGAGTGGCATGA
- a CDS encoding GbsR/MarR family transcriptional regulator, whose amino-acid sequence MRKDDRPAGPDADHDARRAPDPLLVYIDRLASVLTDSGIPRMPSRVFAALITQDDGRLTSQELSEMLDISPAAVSGAIRYLTQINLATRERQPGTRRDRYRVLDEVWQDALFERDTIMARWEGSLAEGVAVVGAETPAGRRLTESVMMFQFLRGELSGMLERWQVRRAELRAEGDRAAAVARALGSGAESESGSRAEPESGPRAESESGSGAGAN is encoded by the coding sequence ATGCGCAAGGACGACCGCCCCGCCGGGCCCGACGCCGACCACGACGCCCGGCGAGCCCCGGACCCGCTGCTGGTCTACATCGACCGCCTCGCCAGCGTCCTGACCGACAGCGGCATCCCGCGCATGCCCTCCCGCGTCTTCGCCGCGCTGATCACCCAGGACGACGGCCGTCTGACCTCCCAGGAACTGTCCGAGATGCTCGACATCTCCCCGGCCGCCGTCTCCGGCGCCATCCGCTACCTGACACAGATCAACCTGGCCACCCGCGAACGTCAGCCCGGAACCCGCCGCGACCGCTACCGCGTCCTGGACGAGGTGTGGCAGGACGCGCTGTTCGAACGGGACACGATCATGGCGCGGTGGGAAGGCAGCCTGGCCGAGGGGGTCGCGGTGGTCGGCGCGGAGACGCCGGCCGGGCGGCGGCTGACCGAGTCGGTGATGATGTTCCAGTTCCTGCGCGGGGAGCTCTCGGGGATGCTGGAGCGGTGGCAGGTGCGGCGCGCGGAGCTGCGCGCCGAGGGGGATCGAGCTGCGGCGGTGGCTCGGGCGCTGGGGTCGGGGGCCGAGTCGGAATCAGGGTCAAGGGCCGAGCCGGAATCAGGGCCAAGGGCTGAGTCGGAATCAGGGTCGGGCGCGGGAGCGAACTAG